The Sphingomonas oryzagri genomic interval GCCGGCGTCTCCTCAATGATCCAGTCGCCCTCGATCGCGCGCAGCGCGGCGGGGAGGGACTGAGCGAGGATCTTCGCGCGGCGATCGGCCGGCAGCTTGTCGGCGACGCGGAGGAGCGTCTCGAACATCTTGGTAAGCAGGCGCTCGTCCGGCAGATTGTCGGCCGGGTTCGGGCTGACGCCAGCTTTGTCGTCGAGAATAGCGGTAATCACTCGCGCAATTGTCTGCTGATCGACGGGCGAAGCACTCCGCAGTTTAGTCACCAGCCGGCTTTCCGCAGCTGGAAGCGCTTGGGATCGAACACCCGTAATGACGTAGCCGACGTCGATCCCGGCCCGCGCTACAGCGTGCAGGTAAGCCGCATTAGGTTGTCTGGTCTTATCAGGGTTCTCGTAATCGCTCTGCGAATTGAGCGAAACGCCGCCGATCGCGCCCAATTCGGCCTGCGTAAGACCGATGCGCGTCCGTTCTTCACGAAGACGGCCTCCCAATTCCATAAGATTGGCGAATTCCCCTTGCCCATTCCCCATTTCTGGGGCATGGTTACACACGTTTCCACAAATTGGGTAATGGCACGTGTCAGGATCGAAGGAAACGGTGGAAGAGGCGGTACTGGCCGCAATCTCTTCCTCCGTCACAACGCGGAAGGGGTTGGACCCCGAGCGTGTGAAGCGCGTGCGCGAAGCCTTCAGAGACAAGGGCGTCGAGGTTTCGGCTTGGGCGAGGCGAAATGGTTTCAATATCCAGCTCGTTCACATGATCCTGCGAGGCGAACGGAAGTGCGAGCGTGGGCAATCCCACCGCATTGCCGTTCTCCTCGGCCTCAAGGACGCCTCTCTCCCCGATATCGACGAGCGGCTTGGTGGAACCCCCTCACTTCGGAACGCGGATCATGGGTGAAACGATCCGATTCGCACAGTGCAATCCCCCCGCTTTCATGAACGTGGCCTGATCATGACGAAACGCGTAGATCCCACCGGCATTCCTGCGGCGATCCGAGAGATTGCCGCGCTCATTGGCTGGGAGGCCATCGCCGCCGCAACCGGCAAGGGCAAGCGGGCCGTCCAATATTGGGGCGATCCGGAAAGCAAGCGCTCGCCCACCATGCTGCAGGCAGCGGCGCTGGACGCCCTCTATCTCGAGCGTGGCGGGCTGTTCGCCCCGCTGCGCGATGCCTTCAATGTTTTCGCCGATCGCCGCCTCTCGCCGACCGTCGCCGATCCGGACATGATCGTCGCCGAGCTGACGTGCATGGCGCGCGAAGCTGGCGAGGCGATCACGGCCGGCATCCAGCTCGTGGGCGGCAAGCCCAGCCGGGCGATGATCCACGCGACGCTGATCGAAGTGAGCGAAGGCAGCGATGCGTTCGACGCCGTCGAGCGCCGCTTGTCTGCCATGCTGGGGGAGGGGGTCGCCTGAAATGAAGCGTGACGTTGCGTTTCCGTGTCCACATTGCGGGGGTCGCACCCTCATCCGCTCCAGCGAGCAGGTGAGCGACACCGTGCGCGAGACGCGGATGCGCTGCGACAATGACGATTGCGGGTTCAGCTTCGTGGCGCAGATCTCCGTGATCCGCACCATCCAGCCGAGTCTGCAGCCCAAGCCCGGCGTCGTCGTGCCGCTGGGCAATCAGAATCTGCGTTGGGATCGGCGCAGGCCGCCCGACCTGTTGGAATCCCTGATGACCAGCAGCGGCTGACCTAAGTCCCTCCCGCTCACCGTCACACCACCATTCGCGCGCGGCCCGTTTCGCGCGGCGCCCCCGCTTTGCCTTGAAGGATTGGCCCATGAAGAAGATCGGAGCCGTTGCCATCATCGTCGCCGCGATCATCGCGACGCCATTCGTCGTCGCCTGGACGCTCGCATCGGGGAACGGCCGGTGAGCGGCACGATCGGCATCGCGATCGAGGCCATCGCGATCGCAGGCATGATCTATCTCGCCGCGATCGAGTGCCACGACGCGTTCGCGAAGATCCGCGCCCTGCCGGCCGAGGACGCTGCCGGCGACGCGGCCGAGCTGCAGGGCGTGGCGGCATGATCCGCGTCCTCTCCCTCGACGAACGGCGCGAGCATCTCGGCGCCTACGTGCAGCACGCGCGCATCGCGCACGGCGCCTCGATCAACGTCGCGGCCGAGCGCATGGCCCGCAACGCCGGCACCGCCCGCCACCATGGCCTGATCCTCGGCATGATCGAGGCCGGCCGGCATCTGCCGAGCGCCGCGTACATCGATCGCATCGCCGAGGCCTTCCCGATCAATCGCCGCGTCATGGATCAGCTCTGCGCGCCCAACGCCGTGTCGGGGAAGGTGCGCCGCAATGTCCACTGAGCTGCCCGAGATCCTGCGCGGGCGCGAATGGCGCCACGTCGCGACTGCGCGCTTCGTGCGCAGCGACGGCATCGCGATCCACCAGATCAAGGGCGGCAAGTGGACCTTCATCGTGCCGGACGGGCTGGTGACGCTTCGAGCTGCCGCTCGCGCCTTCGCCACGGCCGGCGCCGCAGCGACCTTCCTAAAGAAAAACTACCCCCTCCAACCGGAGACAAAGAATGTCTGACGCGAACGTCGCGGCCGATCAACTTCGCCTTTTCATCGAGCGTATTGAGCGCCTCGAAGAAGAGAAGAAGGGCATGATGGATGACATCAAGGATGTCTATCTTGAGGCCAAGTCACAGGGTTACGACGCCAAGACCATGCGCGTGATCGTTCGTCTCCGAAAAATGGAGAAGAACGCCCGCGACGAGGCGGACGCGCTGCTCGAAACCTACAAGCGGGTGCTGGGGCTGTGATGCTCGCAGGCGCGCTGCTCCAGGCGGTTTGTGCCGCTTGCGCAACCCTCGGCCTCGTGAATGTCGTGCGCGGCGCTCCGGGTATCGTCGCCCATGCGCTTGTCCGTGGTCTGGAGCGTAACCGGGTCGCACTTCATTTTTGGGGCGCCATCATAACGCAGGGCCTTTGGGCGGCGCTCTTCCTCGGGGGGCTGGTGATAAGCGCCGTCGCTGCGCTGCGCTGGGCGGGGGTGATGGCATGAACGCGCCCGCCTTCGGCTTCGCCAAGCCCGCCCGCCCGATCGATTTCAGCCGCTTCGTCACCGGCGCGCAGCGCACGCTGCGCGACGAGGGCTATGCCGGCGCCGCGAACGACATCCGCATGATCTCGGCCGCCCTGCAGGCGGGCGGCGATGCCCTCGCCGATCGCGACAACGGCGATAACGACCGCTGGGTCGCCGAGCGCATCGCCACCGCGATCGAGGCGGCCGGCTACCTGATCCTCTCGCGCGACAAGGCCGTGATCGGCCTCGTCCAGCTCTACGCGCGCCAATTTCACAGGGAGAATTGCCATGGGTGAGCTGCACACGCTTCCGCTGCCGGCCGAGACGCCGGCACCGCGCTATCACTATGCCGGCGTTCGCGCCGACACGTCGCAGCCCTTCAGCTGGTACGTCCTCGATCGCGGCCCCTCGGGCAGCGGCATTCGCGAAATGGCGGCTTGTGAGAGCGAAGCCGACGCCTGCGCGATCGTGGATGCCCTGCGCCGGGCCGAGGGCGTGATTTGGATGGGCTATGATCCATCGACCGGGCCGGATCTGCACGAAATCGCCACCTATCGGCCGGGCGACTTCAAGCCGATCGTCCTGGGCACGCCGGTTTGCGAGGCGGCCGTCTACGCCGATACG includes:
- a CDS encoding helix-turn-helix domain-containing protein, producing the protein MKPFRLAQAETSTPLSLKASRTRFTRSGSNPFRVVTEEEIAASTASSTVSFDPDTCHYPICGNVCNHAPEMGNGQGEFANLMELGGRLREERTRIGLTQAELGAIGGVSLNSQSDYENPDKTRQPNAAYLHAVARAGIDVGYVITGVRSQALPAAESRLVTKLRSASPVDQQTIARVITAILDDKAGVSPNPADNLPDERLLTKMFETLLRVADKLPADRRAKILAQSLPAALRAIEGDWIIEETPADDADELPLDEKRSA
- a CDS encoding DNA-binding protein, which encodes MREAFRDKGVEVSAWARRNGFNIQLVHMILRGERKCERGQSHRIAVLLGLKDASLPDIDERLGGTPSLRNADHG
- a CDS encoding ogr/Delta-like zinc finger family protein; the protein is MKRDVAFPCPHCGGRTLIRSSEQVSDTVRETRMRCDNDDCGFSFVAQISVIRTIQPSLQPKPGVVVPLGNQNLRWDRRRPPDLLESLMTSSG
- a CDS encoding DUF2312 domain-containing protein; the protein is MSDANVAADQLRLFIERIERLEEEKKGMMDDIKDVYLEAKSQGYDAKTMRVIVRLRKMEKNARDEADALLETYKRVLGL